A window from Setaria italica strain Yugu1 chromosome VIII, Setaria_italica_v2.0, whole genome shotgun sequence encodes these proteins:
- the LOC101772386 gene encoding probable inactive methyltransferase Os04g0175900, translating to MDKIGFVNGAGVDEDSTCLHAQTLVYAYNVSMAVKAAVKLGLIDALSAADGNGLTAEELARKLVQAEDKAESASLIGRILRFLASFDVVRCSADKAPDGTVLWRYSPAPACRWLTTNNGEGSLGPMAVFAVDEDNFSSWHHIADAVAGGGKKTPFELAHGGTPAFEYFGKNRRLSLLFDRAMAQQSLLVIKKLVEHPKVFDGVGVLVDVGGGTGETLALISDRYKHIRGINMDLAHVVSEAPSLEGVEHVAGDMFESVPSGDAILMKWMIHLQSDEESILILKNCHRALPDNGKVIVIQSILPETPESTPAARDSYTMDIIIYVNFKGGKERTEQEYAKLGAAAGFSGFQKTYIFCNIYALEFTK from the exons ATGGACAAAATTGGGTTTGTCAATGGTGCCGGCGTCGACGAGGACTCGACTTGCTTGCACGCACAAACACTGGTCTACGCCTACAATGTCAGCATGGCCGTGAAGGCGGCTGTCAAGCTCGGCCTCATCGATGCCCTCAGCGCCGCTGACGGCAACGGCCTGACCGCCGAGGAGCTAGCCAGGAAACTAGTCCAGGCGGAGGACAAGGCCGAGTCAGCTTCTCTGATCGGCCGGATCCTCAGGTTCCTGGCGTCCTTCGACGTCGTCAGGTGCTCGGCCGACAAAGCTCCTGACGGCACGGTGCTGTGGCGGTACTCGCCTGCACCGGCGTGCCGGTGGCTCACCACAAACAATGGTGAGGGGTCCCTTGGCCCAATGGCTGTGTTCGCCGTCGATGAGGACAACTTCTCGTCCTG GCATCACATTGCGGATGCAGTGGCCGGTGGTGGCAAGAAGACGCCGTTCGAGCTTGCCCATGGGGGCACGCCGGCGTTCGAGTACTTTGGAAAGAACCGGCGTCTGAGCCTGCTGTTCGACCGAGCCATGGCCCAGCAGTCACTGCTGGTGATCAAGAAGCTGGTCGAGCATCCCAAAGTGTTCGACGGCGTTGGGGTGCTCGTCGACGTTGGTGGGGGCACCGGTGAAACGCTAGCGTTGATCAGCGACCGGTACAAGCACATCAGGGGCATAAACATGGACCTAGCTCATGTAGTCTCTGAGGCTCCGTCCCTTGAAG GCGTGGAACATGTAGCTGGAGATATGTTTGAAAGCGTACCATCTGGAGATGCAATTTTGATGAAG TGGATGATCCATTTGCAGAGTGACGAGGAGTCCATCTTGATCCTGAAGAATTGCCACCGTGCTCTCCCAGATAACGGGAAGGTGATCGTCATTCAGAGCATCCTGCCGGAGACCCCAGAGTCGACTCCGGCTGCGCGAGATTCGTACACGATGGATATCATCATATATGTCAACTTcaagggaggaaaggagaggacGGAGCAGGAGTACGCCAAGCTTGGCGCGGCTGCAGGCTTTTCTGGCTTCCAGAAAACTTACATCTTCTGCAACATTTACGCTCTTGAGTTTACCAAGTAG
- the LOC101772793 gene encoding purine permease 3 has protein sequence MVANNSNSVQHTGRAPASPLVTLSACLVLLSAGGSLVIRVYFVHGGPHLWVSTMMQVGGWPLLLPIWASLLLLRDGGGAGISVHLRSPHRAGFLAVFGACFAIACFAYSLGSQSLPLSTSAVLQATQLAFNAIFAFLFAGLRFTPFSVNAVVLLSMGPAVLGARPNWAGFVECLTSAAVLGLVLPLVQVTMSRGHGRRSGAAETAPPPPPSFAMVVQMQVLMGAAATAVCLVGMAVSKTFQAVPEEAGEFGLGETGYYLLLVVGAISWQLSNLGVMALIVCSSSLLAGIMIALFLPLSDVLAVIFLHEKMDGLKAIALVVSLWGFVSYLYGESLEKKMEAGEKEAESICSPLIVPCDF, from the exons ATGGTTGCTAACAACAGCAACTCCGTGCAACACACAGGCAgggcgccggcctcgccgctggTCACACTCAGCGCCTGCCTCGTCCTCCTCAGCGCCGGCGGGTCGCTGGTCATCCGCGTCTACTTCGTCCATGGCGGGCCGCACCTCTGGGTCTCCACCATGATGCAGGTGGGCGGCTGGCCCCTGCTCCTGCCCATATGGGCCTCCCTGCTGCTCCtccgggatggcggcggcgccggcatcTCCGTCCACCTCCGCTCGCCTCATCGCGCCGGCTTCCTTGCCGTCTTCGGGGCGTGCTTCGCCATCGCGTGCTTCGCCTACTCGCTGGGCTCGCAATCCCTGCCTCTGTCCACGTCCGCCGTGCTGCAGGCGACGCAGCTCGCCTTCAACGCCATCTTCGCGTTCCTGTTCGCCGGGCTCCGCTTCACCCCCTTCTCCGTCAACGCGGTTGTCCTCCTCTCCATGGGCCCCGCGGTGCTCGGCGCCCGTCC GAACTGGGCAGGGTTCGTCGAGTGCCTGACCTCGGCGGCGGTTCTGGGTCTCGTCCTGCCGCTGGTCCAGGTCACCATGTCGAGGGGGCACGGCCGCCGGAGCGGCGCCGCCGAgacagcaccgccgccgccgccgtcgttcgCGATGGTGGTCCAGATGCAGGTCCTGATGGGCGCGGCCGCCACGGCAGTGTGCCTCGTCGGCATGGCCGTCAGCAAGACATTCCAGGCAGTGCCGGAAGAGGCCGGCGAGTTCGGGCTCGGCGAGACCGGCTACTACCTGCTGCTCGTCGTCGGCGCTATTTCGTGGCAGCTCTCCAACCTGGGGGTCATGGCACTCATCGTCTGCTCCTCGTCGCTCCTCGCCGGGATCATGATCGCGCTCTTCCTTCCGCTCTCGGACGTTCTCGCCGTCATATTCCTCCACGAGAAGATGGACGGGTTGAAGGCGATCGCCCTGGTGGTCTCCCTCTGGGGCTTCGTCTCCTACCTCTACGGTGAGAGCTtagagaagaagatggaggcaGGAGAGAAGGAAGCGGAGTCGATCTGTAGCCCATTGATAGTCCCTTGTGATTTTTAA